Proteins encoded by one window of Enterococcus faecalis:
- the citE gene encoding citrate (pro-3S)-lyase subunit beta: protein MERLRRTMMFVPGANAAMLRDAPLYGADSIMFDLEDAVSLKEKDSARVLVHSALKTFDYGNIEIVVRINALDAGGAEDIEAMVLAGVDVIRLPKTETAQDIIDVEAVITEVEQQNDIPVGTTKMMAAIESAEGVLNALAIAKSSTRLIGIALGAEDYVTNMKTRRHPDGQELFFARSMILHAARAAGIAAIDTVYSDVDNTEGFEAEVRLIKQLGFDGKSVINPRQIPLVNTIYAPTEKEIQNAKEVIWGIREAEAKGSGVISVNGKMVDKPIVERAERVIALALAAKLITEEEI from the coding sequence ATGGAACGTTTAAGAAGAACAATGATGTTTGTCCCTGGAGCGAACGCAGCAATGCTAAGAGATGCACCTTTGTATGGGGCAGATTCAATCATGTTTGATTTAGAAGATGCAGTTTCATTAAAAGAAAAAGACTCTGCCCGTGTTTTAGTCCATTCTGCTTTGAAAACTTTCGATTATGGCAATATTGAAATTGTTGTTCGGATCAATGCTTTAGATGCCGGTGGCGCAGAAGATATTGAAGCAATGGTCTTAGCTGGTGTCGATGTGATTCGTTTACCAAAAACAGAAACAGCCCAAGATATCATTGATGTCGAGGCAGTCATTACAGAAGTAGAACAGCAAAATGACATTCCCGTAGGAACAACGAAAATGATGGCTGCTATCGAATCGGCTGAAGGTGTTCTAAATGCGCTCGCGATTGCCAAAAGTTCAACTCGCTTGATTGGCATCGCGTTAGGCGCCGAAGACTATGTTACCAATATGAAAACACGGCGCCATCCAGATGGCCAAGAACTATTCTTTGCTCGTAGCATGATTTTACATGCCGCTCGAGCAGCTGGGATTGCAGCTATTGATACGGTCTATTCAGATGTAGACAATACGGAAGGCTTTGAAGCCGAAGTTCGTTTGATTAAACAGCTAGGTTTCGATGGGAAATCGGTGATTAACCCTCGTCAAATCCCATTAGTTAATACTATTTATGCGCCAACAGAAAAAGAAATCCAGAATGCTAAGGAAGTAATCTGGGGCATTCGGGAAGCCGAAGCAAAAGGTTCCGGTGTTATCTCCGTAAATGGAAAAATGGTTGATAAACCAATTGTTGAACGAGCTGAACGGGTCATTGCGTTAGCATTGGCGGCTAAATTAATTACCGAGGAGGAAATATAG
- the citD gene encoding citrate lyase acyl carrier protein, which translates to MKIIKNATAGTVESSDIMITIQPIESTENTIELESSVEKQFGNQIRQVITTTLEHLDVQGVAVKAIDKGALDCTIKARMITVLHRGAEKETYDWKELDSWNV; encoded by the coding sequence GTGAAGATTATCAAAAATGCTACTGCAGGGACAGTAGAATCAAGTGATATTATGATTACCATCCAACCCATTGAATCAACAGAAAATACCATTGAATTAGAAAGTAGTGTCGAAAAACAATTTGGCAATCAAATTCGTCAGGTGATTACGACAACTTTGGAACATTTAGATGTCCAAGGCGTTGCGGTCAAGGCGATTGATAAAGGGGCATTAGATTGTACAATCAAAGCTCGGATGATTACAGTTTTACATCGAGGCGCTGAAAAAGAAACGTATGATTGGAAGGAGTTGGACTCATGGAACGTTTAA
- the citC gene encoding [citrate (pro-3S)-lyase] ligase, with product MKRIWLQKDKKAYQAWRELMEKAELQTTEALDYTVGIYDDTALIASGSLSGKTIKCVAVCKKYQSENLLTQLVVHLLEKLREENQLHSFLYTKPKNEQIFQSLGFQKVVANQEVLFMEQGKPDFADYLGYLTQHKKAGPASSIVMNANPFTKGHQYLVEKAAKESPHVYVFVLSEDKSLFSKEARFAMVQKGVAHLPNVTVLSTEDYLVSSATFPTYFLKEKAPLEVAAIQATLDATLFKERIAPILEIQQRYVGEEPYSEVTAVYNQAMQQVFGQTITLTIVPRLASDGELISATKVRKAMAEGDKETLKKFLPATSYQYLVEHKKLMR from the coding sequence ATGAAAAGAATCTGGTTGCAAAAAGATAAAAAAGCTTATCAAGCTTGGCGCGAATTAATGGAAAAAGCCGAATTGCAAACGACAGAAGCACTTGATTACACCGTTGGCATATATGATGACACAGCATTAATCGCCTCTGGCTCGCTTTCAGGCAAAACGATTAAGTGCGTGGCCGTTTGTAAAAAATATCAATCTGAAAATTTGTTAACCCAATTGGTGGTTCATCTACTTGAAAAACTGAGAGAAGAAAACCAATTACACAGTTTTTTGTATACAAAACCAAAAAATGAACAAATTTTTCAGTCGCTAGGCTTTCAAAAAGTGGTTGCGAACCAAGAGGTGCTATTTATGGAGCAAGGCAAACCAGATTTTGCCGATTATCTTGGTTACCTGACACAGCATAAAAAAGCAGGGCCAGCCAGTAGCATTGTCATGAATGCAAATCCTTTTACGAAAGGCCATCAGTACTTAGTCGAAAAAGCAGCCAAAGAAAGTCCACACGTTTATGTGTTTGTTTTATCTGAAGATAAATCGCTATTTTCAAAAGAAGCACGTTTCGCAATGGTGCAAAAAGGGGTCGCCCATTTACCCAATGTGACAGTCCTATCTACAGAAGATTACTTAGTTTCGTCTGCGACTTTTCCTACCTATTTTTTGAAAGAAAAAGCGCCATTAGAGGTAGCTGCAATTCAAGCAACGCTTGATGCAACGTTATTTAAAGAAAGAATTGCGCCAATACTCGAAATTCAGCAACGTTATGTGGGAGAAGAGCCTTATTCAGAAGTGACCGCTGTCTACAATCAAGCAATGCAACAAGTTTTCGGACAAACGATAACGCTAACCATTGTCCCGCGATTAGCGAGTGATGGAGAGCTGATTAGTGCGACGAAAGTTCGCAAAGCGATGGCTGAAGGCGACAAAGAGACACTCAAGAAGTTTTTACCAGCAACAAGTTATCAATACTTAGTAGAACACAAGAAACTAATGAGGTGA
- a CDS encoding OadG-related small transporter subunit, with product MSVNMEDLKIAFELLGFGWGGVFVVLFIIYLASKLLTKLFPIKK from the coding sequence ATGTCTGTTAACATGGAAGATTTAAAAATTGCTTTTGAACTGTTAGGTTTTGGTTGGGGCGGCGTTTTCGTTGTTTTATTTATCATTTATCTAGCATCTAAATTACTAACAAAATTATTTCCAATTAAAAAATAA